The following proteins are encoded in a genomic region of Cricetulus griseus strain 17A/GY chromosome 7, alternate assembly CriGri-PICRH-1.0, whole genome shotgun sequence:
- the CUNH17orf99 gene encoding LOW QUALITY PROTEIN: protein IL-40 (The sequence of the model RefSeq protein was modified relative to this genomic sequence to represent the inferred CDS: inserted 1 base in 1 codon), with translation MHLTDITIAYKVLAVYPQSRRVLITCDIPEAPRPITYSLMASRGVLVAKRVVRDYKPATFNINITLKSSPDLLTYSCQAASDLGTYGPSSRLQMYLELWDKPVSQLQTDVTLYNGDSGPTANLSCLASSGSPPIIYRLVADDGHVRVQQRPLHGEPATFSIPLSQMSGWFQCEATNGISADSSAPILLPPAEAQPRLLTTLXGELPLIPTCILAGSLISIAAISFVVLSSTR, from the exons ATGCACCTCACAGACATCACCATTGCCTACAAAGTGCTGGCAGTTTACCCTCAAAGCCGCCGAGTGCTCATAACCTGTGACATCCCCGAGGCACCCCGGCCCATCACTTACTCTCTCATGGCTAGCCGAGGTGTCCTGGTAGCAAAAAGGGTTGTGCGTGACTACAAGCCGGCCACCTTTAACATCAACATCACACTCAAATCCAGCCCAGACCTGCTCACCTACTCCTGCCAAGCAGCCTCTGACCTGGGCACCTACGGGCCCAGCAGCAGGCTGCAGATGTACTTGGAGCTGTGGGACA AGCCCGTGTCCCAGCTGCAGACTGACGTCACACTGTACAACGGGGACTCAGGCCCCACCGCGAACCTTTCCTGCCTGGCATCCTCCGGCAGTCCACCCATTATCTACCGCTTGGTTGCGGATGACGGACACGTACGTGTACAGCAGAGGCCACTCCATGGGGAGCCTGCCACCTTCTCCATCCCGCTGTCCCAGATGTCGGGCTGGTTCCAGTGCGAAGCCACAAACGGCATCAGTGCCGATAGCAGTGCTCCCATCCTGCTGCCCCCAG CAGAAGCCCAACCCAGGCTCCTCACCACCC CAGGGGAGCTGCCCCTGATACCCACCTGCATTCTGGCTGGCAGTCTCATCTCCATTGCAGCTATTAGTTTCGTGGTGCTGAGCTCAACCAGGTAA
- the Syngr2 gene encoding synaptogyrin-2 isoform X2, protein MESGAYGAANAGGSFDLRRFVSQPQVLTRFVSMVLALIVFSCIFGEGYSNTHNTDQLHCVFNKNEDACRYGSAIGVLAFLASAFFLVVDALFSQISNATDRKYLVIGDLLFSALWTFLWFVGFCFLTNQWAATKAEDVLVGADSARAAITFSFFSIFSWGVLAFLAYQRYKAGVDAFIENYVDPTPDPNTAYASYPSSSVENYQQPPFTQNVETTEGYQPPPVY, encoded by the exons ATGGAGAGCGGGGCCTACGGCGCGGCCAACGCGGGCGGCTCCTTCGACCTGCGGCGCTTCGTGTCGCAGCCTCAGGTGCTGACGCGCTTCGTGAGCATG GTCTTGGCCTTGATCGTCTTCTCCTGCATCTTCGGCGAGGGCTACAGCAACACTCACAATACTGATCAGTTACACTGTGTGTTCAACAAGAATGAGGATGCTTGCCGCTACGGCAGTGCCATCGGGGTGCTGGCCTTCCTGGCCTCAGCCTTCTTCCTTGTGGTTGATGCCCTTTTCTCCCAGATAAGCAATGCGACCGATCGCAAGTACCTGGTCATTGGTGACCTGCTCTTCTCAG CTCTCTGGACTTTCCTGTGGTTCgttggtttctgcttcctgaccaacCAGTGGGCAGCCACTAAAGCTGAGGATGTGTTGGTGGGAGCGGACTCAGCACGGGCCGCCATCACCTTCAGCttcttctccatcttttcctgG GGTGTGCTGGCTTTCCTGGCCTACCAGCGCTACAAGGCTGGAGTGGATGCCTTCATTGAGAACTACGTTGACCCCACCCCAGACCCTAACACAGCCTACGCCTCCTACCCCAGTTCCTCGGTGGAAAACTACCAGCAGCCACCCTTCACCCAGAATGTGGAGACCACTGAGGGCTACCAGCCTCCCCCTGTGTACTGA
- the Syngr2 gene encoding synaptogyrin-2 isoform X3, protein MESGAYGAANAGGSFDLRRFVSQPQVLTRFVSMVLALIVFSCIFGEGYSNTHNTDQLHCVFNKNEDACRYGSAIGVLAFLASAFFLVVDALFSQISNATDRKYLVIGDLLFSGCAGFPGLPALQGWSGCLH, encoded by the exons ATGGAGAGCGGGGCCTACGGCGCGGCCAACGCGGGCGGCTCCTTCGACCTGCGGCGCTTCGTGTCGCAGCCTCAGGTGCTGACGCGCTTCGTGAGCATG GTCTTGGCCTTGATCGTCTTCTCCTGCATCTTCGGCGAGGGCTACAGCAACACTCACAATACTGATCAGTTACACTGTGTGTTCAACAAGAATGAGGATGCTTGCCGCTACGGCAGTGCCATCGGGGTGCTGGCCTTCCTGGCCTCAGCCTTCTTCCTTGTGGTTGATGCCCTTTTCTCCCAGATAAGCAATGCGACCGATCGCAAGTACCTGGTCATTGGTGACCTGCTCTTCTCAG GGTGTGCTGGCTTTCCTGGCCTACCAGCGCTACAAGGCTGGAGTGGATGCCTTCATTGA